One genomic segment of Mastomys coucha isolate ucsf_1 unplaced genomic scaffold, UCSF_Mcou_1 pScaffold22, whole genome shotgun sequence includes these proteins:
- the Pgpep1 gene encoding pyroglutamyl-peptidase 1 isoform X2: MAPGFGPFGEHTVNASWIAVQELEKLGLGDSVDLHVYEIPVEYQTVQRLIPALWEKHSPQLVVHVGVSGMATTVTLEKCGHNKGYKGLDNCRFCPGSQCCVEDGPESIDSIIDMDAVCKRVTTLGLDVSVTISQDAGRYLCDFTYYTSLYQGRGRSAFVHVPPLGKPYNADQLGRALRAIIEEMLGVLEQAEGDISCCHQL; encoded by the exons ATGGCTCCAG GGTTTGGCCCTTTTGGGGAGCATACTGTGAACGCCAGCTGGATCGCTGTCCAG gagctggagaagcTGGGCCTTGGGGACAGTGTGGACCTGCATGTGTACGAGATTCCTGTGGAGTACCAGACTGTGCAGAGGCTCATCCCAGCGCTGTGGGAGAAGCACAGCCCCCAG CTCGTGGTGCATGTCGGGGTGTCGGGCATGGCCACCACAGTGACGCTGGAAAAATGTGGCCACAACAAGGGTTACAAAGGACTGGATAATTGCCGGTTCTGCCCCGGCTCACAGTGCTGTGTGGAAGATGGTCCCGAGAGCATCGACTCCATCATTGACATGGACGCCGTGTGCAAAAGGGTGACCACACTGGGGCTGGACGTGTCTGTTACCATCTCCCAGGATGCTGGCAG GTATCTGTGTGACTTCACGTATTATACGTCGCTCTACCAGGGCCGTGGCCGCTCGGCTTTTGTCCATGTGCCCCCACTGGGCAAGCCCTACAACGCAGACCAGCTAGGCCGGGCACTCCGGGCCATCATAGAGGAGATGTTGGGTGTCCTGGAACAGGCAGAGGGAGACATCAGCTGCTGCCACCAGCTCTGA
- the Pgpep1 gene encoding pyroglutamyl-peptidase 1 isoform X1, with translation MEQPRKAVVVTGFGPFGEHTVNASWIAVQELEKLGLGDSVDLHVYEIPVEYQTVQRLIPALWEKHSPQLVVHVGVSGMATTVTLEKCGHNKGYKGLDNCRFCPGSQCCVEDGPESIDSIIDMDAVCKRVTTLGLDVSVTISQDAGRYLCDFTYYTSLYQGRGRSAFVHVPPLGKPYNADQLGRALRAIIEEMLGVLEQAEGDISCCHQL, from the exons ATGGAGCAGCCGCGGAAGGCGGTGGTGGTGACCG GGTTTGGCCCTTTTGGGGAGCATACTGTGAACGCCAGCTGGATCGCTGTCCAG gagctggagaagcTGGGCCTTGGGGACAGTGTGGACCTGCATGTGTACGAGATTCCTGTGGAGTACCAGACTGTGCAGAGGCTCATCCCAGCGCTGTGGGAGAAGCACAGCCCCCAG CTCGTGGTGCATGTCGGGGTGTCGGGCATGGCCACCACAGTGACGCTGGAAAAATGTGGCCACAACAAGGGTTACAAAGGACTGGATAATTGCCGGTTCTGCCCCGGCTCACAGTGCTGTGTGGAAGATGGTCCCGAGAGCATCGACTCCATCATTGACATGGACGCCGTGTGCAAAAGGGTGACCACACTGGGGCTGGACGTGTCTGTTACCATCTCCCAGGATGCTGGCAG GTATCTGTGTGACTTCACGTATTATACGTCGCTCTACCAGGGCCGTGGCCGCTCGGCTTTTGTCCATGTGCCCCCACTGGGCAAGCCCTACAACGCAGACCAGCTAGGCCGGGCACTCCGGGCCATCATAGAGGAGATGTTGGGTGTCCTGGAACAGGCAGAGGGAGACATCAGCTGCTGCCACCAGCTCTGA
- the Lsm4 gene encoding U6 snRNA-associated Sm-like protein LSm4: protein MLPLSLLKTAQNHPMLVELKNGETYNGHLVSCDNWMNINLREVICTSRDGDKFWRMPECYIRGSTIKYLRIPDEIIDMVREEAAKGRGRGGPQQQKQQKGRGMGGAGRGVFGGRGRGGIPGAGRGQPEKKPGRQAGKQ, encoded by the exons ATG CTTCCCTTGTCGCTGCTGAAGACAGCGCAGAATCACCCCATG CTGGTGGAGCTGAAGAATGGGGAGACGTACAACGGGCATCTGGTGAGCTGCGACAACTGGATGAACATCAACCTTCGGGAGGTGATCTGCACATCTCGG GATGGTGACAAGTTCTGGAGGATGCCTGAGTGCTACATCCGCGGCAGCACCATCAAGTACCTGCGCATCCCCGATGAGATCATCGACATGGTGCGGGAGGAGGCCGCCAAGGGCCGTGGGCGAGGAGGaccacagcagcagaagcagcagaaaggCCGAGGCATGGGCGGTGCTGGCCGAG GTGTGTTTGGTGGCCGGGGCCGGGGTGGTATCCCAGGTGCAGGCCGAGGCCAGCCCGAGAAGAAGCCTGGGcgacaggcaggcaagcagtgA